The following coding sequences are from one Streptomyces sp. NBC_01294 window:
- a CDS encoding DsbA family protein: MTDSVILDVWCELQCQDCRSALDDLRALRARYGDRLDIRLRHFPLEKHKHSFAAAQAAEEAAEQGQGWPYAEAVLTRAGELDERGEAVLLDVARELGLDAEEFDTALIDGRHILIVDADHAEGKAIGVTGTPTYVIDGQRLDGGKSQDGLRARIEEIADRLLAS; this comes from the coding sequence ATGACCGATTCCGTGATCCTCGACGTCTGGTGCGAACTGCAGTGCCAGGACTGCCGCAGCGCCCTGGACGACCTGCGTGCCCTGCGCGCCCGCTACGGCGACCGGCTGGACATCCGGCTGCGCCACTTCCCCCTGGAGAAGCACAAGCACTCCTTCGCCGCGGCGCAGGCCGCCGAGGAGGCCGCCGAGCAGGGGCAGGGCTGGCCCTACGCGGAGGCCGTGCTGACGCGCGCCGGGGAGCTGGACGAGCGCGGCGAGGCGGTGCTGCTGGACGTGGCGCGCGAGCTGGGTCTCGACGCCGAGGAGTTCGACACGGCCCTGATCGACGGGCGGCACATCCTGATCGTCGACGCCGACCACGCCGAGGGCAAGGCGATCGGCGTGACCGGCACCCCGACGTACGTGATCGACGGCCAGCGCCTCGACGGCGGCAAGAGCCAGGACGGTCTGCGCGCCCGCATCGAGGAGATCGCCGACCGGCTGCTCGCCTCCTGA
- a CDS encoding GNAT family N-acetyltransferase — translation MTTTLRPAQPLQQHDDGTRSRAYEVRVNSRHVGTLDLATRSAAQPAMGVIRDLWIDEPDRRRGRGTVAALAAEEVLRSWRCTGVAVSVPADAEPALRMATALGYRVTGRIMVKELPAEPPALPAGSTGRPMTGAEFDAWLEPAVVEYGRRLVAPGMTAEQGVAASRAEHAVMLPAGRDTPGAAFHVVETPQGGVVGSVWVGERDLPGLGRIPYVYDVQVAPEHRGRGHGRTLMLLAEHAALAAGARHLGLHVVEGNTPARRLYESLGYRDTTVNAVKELL, via the coding sequence ATGACCACCACCCTGCGGCCCGCGCAGCCGCTCCAGCAGCACGACGACGGCACCCGCTCCCGGGCCTACGAGGTCCGGGTGAACAGTCGGCACGTCGGCACCCTCGACCTGGCCACCCGGTCCGCCGCCCAGCCGGCGATGGGCGTGATCCGGGACCTGTGGATCGACGAACCCGACCGCCGCCGCGGACGCGGCACGGTCGCCGCGCTAGCAGCCGAGGAGGTGCTGCGCTCCTGGCGCTGCACCGGCGTCGCCGTGTCGGTCCCCGCCGACGCGGAGCCGGCGCTGCGGATGGCCACCGCCCTCGGCTACCGGGTGACCGGCCGGATCATGGTCAAGGAACTGCCGGCCGAACCGCCCGCGCTCCCGGCGGGCAGCACCGGGCGCCCCATGACCGGGGCCGAGTTCGACGCCTGGCTGGAGCCGGCCGTCGTGGAGTACGGCCGCCGTCTCGTCGCCCCGGGCATGACCGCCGAGCAGGGCGTGGCCGCGTCCCGCGCCGAACATGCCGTGATGCTCCCGGCCGGCCGGGACACCCCCGGCGCCGCCTTCCACGTCGTGGAGACGCCGCAGGGCGGGGTTGTGGGCAGCGTCTGGGTCGGCGAGCGCGACCTGCCCGGCCTCGGCCGCATCCCGTACGTGTACGACGTCCAGGTCGCGCCCGAGCACCGCGGCCGGGGGCACGGCCGCACCCTCATGCTGCTGGCCGAGCACGCCGCACTGGCCGCCGGCGCCCGCCACCTGGGCCTGCACGTGGTCGAGGGCAACACACCGGCCCGGCGGCTCTACGAGTCGCTGGGGTACCGGGACACCACGGTGAACGCCGTCAAGGAACTCCTCTAG